From Amycolatopsis sp. YIM 10, the proteins below share one genomic window:
- a CDS encoding transglycosylase domain-containing protein, protein MNDQYGRSWPEEEPGPQWPGGENRAPRRGNPEWPAGDEPQWPGEQGGHGRPRGGPPPGGQGWPQEDRQPPPPRQQHGGGYRPPPPGQPPLPPRRQQPPPRQEEPTSFVPPTPEREPELITHHEHNGTGFPDDGYDRRDSWPAEEQQAAFNEFGADGGDGAAGDGGKKQLSPALRKRRRWKRVRRVLYVLVGLFVVLPAGAFTVLYFTVDVPTPQEVAAKQDKVVTYYFADESELGKDIPQGGNREMLEPEQIPQNVRRAIYATEDATFETNSGFDITGILRAVYNQITSGVGGGSTISQQYVKKATENDEGTLTRKATELVKSFKMNKQYSKDEIITAYLNTIYFGRGSYGIQTAAKSFFGKDAKDMTTSEAALLAGLIQQPGRAEQRPVAEERWRVAMDRIVENGWMTPAERAQATFPVPVPLDDVRKQTITGPNLLVKHRIVDELESKGITEDKIQSGGYKIYTTIDPKAQDLAIKTVDEVMKDQPADLREALVAIDPKTGGVTAYYGGPNTKEDQRDWANTARPPGSSFKPFDLVALLKTGKGLGEVYDGTSPRKIQGATVRNSEGVDCSAQCSVAEAMEKSVNTVFYDFVARQTGVEEVVDAAHQAGVKAPMTDADNNLSIGGGRDAEVTPADMAAAYATFAADGMQRDYHFVSKVLNSRDEVVYEAEVAEKPAFAENDPEKSKQIAGNVTKSLVPVLPYSKLACGGGYDCAGKTGTHQYTPKAGEPDSLGNENSQAWMVGYSPHVSASAWVGTEADKVIRMANKKKIYGKDLPGEIWKKFMDGYLKGKPKEKFSDVRLIGRTVPTAPPSQPSKSQQPSAPPSSAPPSESTNPSEPNDGEPSGKPSSSGKPSIPGLPGHGNGDPANGRDPDDN, encoded by the coding sequence GTGAATGATCAGTACGGCCGCTCGTGGCCGGAAGAGGAGCCGGGCCCGCAGTGGCCCGGTGGCGAGAACCGCGCCCCCCGGCGCGGCAACCCCGAGTGGCCCGCCGGTGACGAACCGCAGTGGCCTGGTGAGCAGGGCGGCCACGGCCGCCCGCGTGGTGGCCCGCCGCCCGGCGGACAGGGCTGGCCCCAGGAGGACCGGCAGCCGCCGCCACCGCGCCAGCAGCACGGCGGCGGGTACCGGCCGCCACCGCCGGGGCAGCCCCCGCTGCCCCCGCGACGCCAGCAGCCGCCACCGCGCCAGGAGGAGCCGACGAGCTTCGTGCCGCCGACGCCGGAGCGCGAGCCCGAGCTGATCACGCACCACGAACACAACGGCACCGGCTTCCCCGACGACGGGTACGACCGCCGCGACAGCTGGCCCGCCGAGGAGCAGCAGGCCGCGTTCAACGAGTTCGGCGCGGACGGCGGTGACGGCGCTGCGGGCGACGGCGGCAAGAAGCAGCTGAGCCCCGCCCTGCGCAAGCGGCGCCGCTGGAAGCGGGTGCGGCGGGTGCTCTACGTGCTCGTCGGCCTTTTTGTGGTGCTGCCCGCCGGGGCGTTCACGGTGCTCTACTTCACCGTCGACGTGCCGACCCCGCAGGAGGTGGCGGCCAAGCAGGACAAGGTGGTCACCTACTACTTCGCCGACGAGTCGGAGCTGGGCAAGGACATCCCGCAGGGCGGCAACCGGGAGATGCTCGAGCCGGAGCAGATCCCGCAGAACGTGCGCCGGGCGATCTACGCCACCGAGGACGCCACCTTCGAGACGAACTCCGGGTTCGACATCACCGGCATCCTGCGGGCGGTCTACAACCAGATCACCAGCGGTGTCGGTGGTGGTTCGACGATCAGCCAGCAGTACGTGAAGAAGGCCACCGAGAACGACGAGGGCACCCTCACCCGTAAGGCCACCGAGCTGGTCAAGTCCTTCAAGATGAACAAGCAGTACAGCAAGGACGAGATCATCACCGCGTACCTGAACACGATCTACTTCGGGCGCGGGTCGTACGGCATCCAGACCGCGGCGAAGTCGTTCTTCGGCAAGGACGCCAAGGACATGACCACCTCCGAGGCCGCGCTGCTGGCCGGGCTGATCCAGCAGCCGGGACGCGCCGAGCAGCGCCCGGTGGCCGAAGAACGCTGGCGCGTGGCGATGGATCGCATCGTGGAGAACGGCTGGATGACCCCGGCCGAACGGGCGCAGGCGACCTTCCCGGTGCCGGTGCCGCTGGACGACGTGCGCAAGCAGACCATCACCGGGCCGAACCTGCTGGTGAAGCACCGGATCGTGGACGAGCTGGAGTCCAAGGGCATCACCGAGGACAAGATCCAGTCCGGTGGCTACAAGATCTACACCACGATCGATCCCAAGGCGCAGGACCTGGCGATCAAGACGGTCGACGAGGTGATGAAGGACCAGCCGGCCGACCTGCGGGAGGCACTGGTCGCGATCGATCCGAAGACCGGTGGCGTCACCGCCTACTACGGCGGTCCGAACACCAAGGAGGACCAGCGCGACTGGGCGAACACCGCGAGACCACCGGGCTCGTCGTTCAAGCCGTTCGACCTGGTCGCCCTGCTGAAGACCGGCAAGGGCCTCGGTGAGGTCTACGACGGTACGTCACCGCGGAAGATCCAGGGCGCCACGGTGCGCAACTCCGAGGGCGTGGACTGCAGTGCGCAGTGCTCGGTCGCGGAGGCGATGGAGAAGTCGGTGAACACCGTGTTCTACGACTTCGTGGCCAGGCAGACCGGGGTCGAGGAGGTCGTCGACGCGGCGCACCAGGCCGGGGTGAAGGCGCCGATGACCGACGCCGACAACAACCTCTCCATCGGTGGTGGCCGAGACGCCGAGGTGACGCCCGCCGACATGGCGGCGGCCTACGCGACCTTCGCCGCGGACGGCATGCAGCGGGACTACCACTTCGTGTCGAAGGTGCTGAACTCGCGCGACGAGGTGGTCTACGAGGCCGAGGTCGCGGAGAAGCCGGCGTTCGCCGAGAACGACCCGGAGAAGAGCAAGCAGATCGCCGGGAACGTGACGAAGTCGCTGGTGCCGGTGCTGCCGTACTCGAAGCTGGCCTGCGGTGGCGGTTACGACTGCGCCGGCAAGACCGGGACGCACCAGTACACGCCGAAGGCGGGTGAGCCGGACAGCCTCGGCAACGAGAACTCGCAGGCGTGGATGGTCGGTTACTCGCCGCACGTATCGGCGAGCGCCTGGGTCGGCACGGAGGCCGACAAGGTCATCCGGATGGCGAACAAGAAGAAGATCTACGGCAAGGACCTGCCGGGTGAGATCTGGAAGAAGTTCATGGACGGCTACCTGAAGGGCAAGCCGAAGGAGAAGTTCTCCGACGTCAGGCTGATCGGGCGCACGGTGCCGACCGCGCCGCCGTCGCAGCCGTCCAAGTCGCAGCAACCGAGCGCGCCGCCGTCGTCGGCGCCGCCGAGCGAGTCGACGAATCCGTCGGAACCGAACGACGGCGAGCCGTCGGGCAAGCCGAGCAGCTCGGGCAAGCCGTCCATTCCGGGCCTGCCCGGCCACGGGAACGGTGACCCGGCCAACGGCCGAGATCCCGACGACAACTGA
- a CDS encoding ROK family transcriptional regulator, protein METEIRAGVNLRGLREHNQALLLGEIRRAGGLSRIELAERSGLTQQAVSKIVPALLDAGILDEEREPSRGVGKPRTRLRIRPGARHALGAQLDRDELRVVRTDLLGAVVAEETRELPDAFTPADAVAAIKSCVDGLRVDTVLGLGVGALGPLDHTTGVLREATNLPGWHEVPLRDLLTEATGLPVLLDKDTNAAAAGYAWHATTPARAVAVVLVGTGIGAGLLIDGRVYRGPRTNAGEFGHTTIAHDGPRCPCGRRGCVEVLHNAAVRRGDPGEAARLLGVGLVDLVQLLDLEQIVLAVRDRPELYRDRIDAQLRASLPLPGWQKIDLVLAEHDDRLVAAGAAAEVLARFYAEPGT, encoded by the coding sequence GTGGAGACCGAGATCAGGGCCGGGGTGAACCTGCGCGGCCTGCGCGAGCACAACCAGGCGCTGCTGCTCGGCGAGATCCGCCGCGCGGGCGGGCTCAGCCGGATCGAGCTGGCCGAGCGCAGCGGGCTGACCCAGCAGGCCGTCTCCAAGATCGTGCCCGCGCTGCTCGACGCGGGCATCCTCGACGAGGAACGCGAGCCGTCGCGTGGGGTGGGCAAGCCACGCACGCGGTTGCGCATCCGGCCCGGCGCGCGGCACGCGCTCGGCGCCCAGCTCGACCGGGACGAACTGCGCGTGGTGCGCACCGACCTGCTCGGCGCGGTGGTCGCGGAGGAAACCCGCGAACTGCCGGACGCCTTCACCCCGGCCGACGCGGTCGCCGCGATCAAGTCCTGTGTGGACGGTCTGCGGGTGGACACCGTGCTGGGGCTGGGGGTCGGCGCGCTCGGTCCGCTGGACCACACCACCGGCGTGCTGCGCGAGGCGACCAACCTGCCCGGCTGGCACGAGGTGCCGCTGCGGGACCTGCTCACCGAGGCCACCGGGCTGCCGGTGCTGCTGGACAAGGACACCAACGCGGCCGCCGCCGGATACGCCTGGCACGCCACCACCCCGGCGCGCGCGGTGGCCGTGGTGCTCGTCGGCACCGGGATCGGCGCCGGGCTGCTGATCGACGGCAGGGTCTACCGCGGTCCGCGCACCAACGCGGGGGAGTTCGGGCACACCACCATCGCGCACGACGGCCCGCGCTGCCCGTGCGGCCGGCGCGGCTGCGTCGAGGTGCTGCACAACGCCGCCGTCCGGCGTGGTGATCCCGGCGAGGCCGCGCGGCTGCTCGGGGTCGGCCTGGTCGACCTGGTGCAACTGCTCGACCTGGAGCAGATCGTGCTCGCTGTGCGTGACCGGCCGGAGCTGTACCGGGACCGGATCGACGCCCAGTTGCGGGCCTCGCTGCCGCTGCCGGGCTGGCAGAAGATCGACCTGGTGCTCGCCGAACACGACGATCGCCTGGTCGCGGCCGGTGCCGCCGCCGAAGTACTGGCCCGGTTCTACGCCGAGCCGGGCACCTGA
- a CDS encoding Gfo/Idh/MocA family oxidoreductase, with protein MADLRAGIIGYGTGGRVFHAPLVAATPGLSVAAIVTGNASRAEQAAADHPGAEILGDADQLYSRDLDLVVVSTPNRTHVPLALQAIEHGVPVVVDKPFAPTAAEAQRVIDAAAAANVGLTVFQNRRWDSDFRTVRKVLDSGELGEVFRFESRYDRWVPKLRDSWREFADPAEAGGLLYDLGAHIVDQALQLFGPVTEVYAELDKRREGSAVHDDVFVALTHENGVRSHLWTSALAATLNPRFRVLGNRATFTKYGLDVQEPQIKAGMKPGQAGWGVEPESDYGVLGTGDDTHRVLTETGQYEQFYAEVAAALRGEGDFPVDPASAVEALAVIEAAGVSGVERRVVQTPPRKV; from the coding sequence ATGGCTGACTTGCGAGCGGGAATCATCGGCTACGGCACCGGCGGGCGGGTGTTCCACGCGCCGCTCGTGGCCGCCACCCCCGGCCTGAGCGTCGCGGCGATCGTCACCGGCAACGCCTCGCGCGCGGAACAGGCCGCCGCCGACCACCCCGGCGCCGAGATCCTCGGTGACGCCGACCAGTTGTACTCGCGCGACCTCGACCTCGTGGTGGTCAGCACACCGAACCGGACGCACGTGCCGCTCGCGCTCCAGGCCATCGAGCACGGCGTGCCGGTGGTGGTGGACAAGCCGTTCGCGCCGACCGCGGCCGAGGCCCAGCGGGTGATCGACGCGGCGGCCGCGGCGAACGTCGGGCTCACCGTGTTCCAGAACCGCCGCTGGGACTCCGACTTCCGGACCGTGCGCAAGGTGCTCGACTCCGGCGAACTCGGCGAGGTCTTCCGCTTCGAATCGCGGTACGACCGCTGGGTGCCGAAGCTGCGCGACAGCTGGCGCGAATTCGCCGACCCGGCCGAGGCGGGCGGGCTGCTCTACGACCTCGGCGCGCACATCGTCGACCAGGCCCTCCAGCTGTTCGGCCCGGTCACCGAGGTCTACGCCGAACTGGACAAGCGGCGCGAAGGCAGCGCGGTGCACGACGACGTCTTCGTCGCGCTGACGCACGAGAACGGCGTCCGCTCGCACCTGTGGACCTCGGCGCTCGCGGCCACGCTGAACCCGCGGTTCCGCGTGCTCGGCAATCGCGCCACCTTCACCAAGTACGGCCTGGACGTGCAGGAACCGCAGATCAAGGCGGGCATGAAGCCGGGCCAAGCCGGCTGGGGCGTCGAGCCGGAAAGCGACTACGGCGTGCTCGGCACCGGTGACGACACACATCGCGTGCTGACGGAAACCGGGCAGTACGAGCAGTTCTACGCGGAGGTCGCGGCCGCGCTGCGTGGTGAGGGCGACTTCCCGGTCGACCCGGCGTCCGCGGTGGAGGCGCTCGCGGTGATCGAAGCGGCCGGCGTGTCCGGTGTGGAACGACGCGTGGTGCAGACCCCACCGCGGAAGGTGTAG
- a CDS encoding glycosyltransferase family 87 protein, whose amino-acid sequence MTRKLSRAALAALVVLCGVTMVLGFANKDRCTGPEFDVWGRSGPDYTQRSYADVCYSDIQHLWIGRDIDRHVFPYVDGALEDGQLTGGSVEYPVLTGVLIWAGAFFVDTDAGFLLASALLLAPFGLFTAWLLGRMAGWRSLWWAIGPPLVLYAFHNWDLPVVAVAVAAFYVTLLGKRPLRQRAAIAAVLLGLGFALKLYPAIFVIPLALYVLTNGERRDGRYDSAGALRVVAIAAGTGVAANLPFMLAGFEGWWASFEFQGQRKVDVSTNSIWFWGFRPLSDPDNETFQSAMSVVSPTLMLASFAVAGVLGWQRYRRDGVYPLLPVAAAMLCGFLLLHKVHSPQYTLWLLPMFVLLRIPWGWIVAYLVADLAMGIGIFRWFAVLGEGAGAGIYDGFAAQAVAVGVWGRAALLVALFFVFLRAEPVVRGRDRATDFAHSRLVTCG is encoded by the coding sequence GTGACCAGGAAGCTCAGCCGTGCCGCGCTCGCCGCGCTCGTGGTGCTGTGCGGCGTGACCATGGTGCTGGGCTTCGCGAACAAGGACCGGTGCACCGGCCCCGAGTTCGACGTCTGGGGCCGCAGCGGTCCCGACTACACCCAGCGCAGCTACGCCGACGTCTGCTACTCCGACATCCAGCACCTGTGGATCGGCCGCGACATCGACCGGCACGTGTTCCCCTACGTCGACGGCGCGCTGGAGGACGGGCAGCTGACCGGCGGCTCGGTCGAGTACCCGGTGCTCACCGGCGTGCTGATCTGGGCGGGCGCGTTCTTCGTCGACACCGACGCCGGGTTCCTGCTCGCGTCGGCGTTGCTGCTGGCACCGTTCGGCCTGTTCACCGCCTGGTTGCTGGGCAGAATGGCGGGCTGGCGCTCGCTGTGGTGGGCGATCGGCCCGCCGCTGGTGCTCTACGCCTTCCACAACTGGGACCTGCCGGTGGTCGCCGTCGCGGTGGCCGCCTTCTACGTCACGCTGCTCGGCAAGCGGCCACTGCGGCAGCGGGCCGCGATCGCCGCGGTGCTGCTCGGGCTGGGCTTCGCGCTCAAGCTGTATCCGGCGATCTTCGTCATCCCGCTGGCGTTGTACGTGCTGACCAACGGCGAACGCCGGGACGGCCGGTACGACTCGGCCGGGGCGCTGCGGGTGGTCGCCATCGCGGCGGGCACCGGCGTCGCCGCGAACCTGCCGTTCATGCTGGCCGGGTTCGAGGGCTGGTGGGCGTCGTTCGAGTTCCAGGGCCAGCGGAAGGTCGACGTGTCGACCAACTCCATCTGGTTCTGGGGTTTCCGGCCGTTGTCCGATCCGGACAACGAGACCTTCCAGAGCGCGATGAGCGTGGTCTCGCCGACGCTGATGCTGGCTTCGTTCGCCGTCGCGGGCGTGCTCGGCTGGCAGCGCTACCGGCGTGATGGTGTCTACCCGCTGCTGCCGGTCGCGGCCGCGATGTTGTGCGGATTCCTGTTGCTGCACAAGGTCCACTCACCGCAGTACACGCTGTGGCTGCTGCCGATGTTCGTGCTGCTGCGGATCCCGTGGGGCTGGATCGTCGCCTACCTGGTCGCCGATCTGGCCATGGGCATCGGCATCTTCCGCTGGTTCGCGGTGCTGGGCGAAGGCGCCGGTGCCGGGATCTACGACGGGTTCGCCGCGCAGGCGGTGGCGGTCGGTGTCTGGGGCAGGGCCGCGTTGCTGGTCGCCCTGTTCTTCGTGTTCCTGCGCGCCGAACCGGTGGTCCGCGGCCGGGACCGGGCTACCGACTTCGCCCATTCGAGACTGGTGACCTGCGGGTGA
- a CDS encoding amidohydrolase family protein, with the protein MTPVDLALLHATVIDATGGRPRPDATLVVRAGRITALGRFGDTHVPRGLRKLDLRGKFVVPGLCDVRVHGGDPALFLANGVTTARAPLPPRRVPLDPVEFVRPPAHHVPTLARHAVLDRPSLLSADDYRLKYLPPTERDGWRWALEKLRRKPDRAALFEHRLRFTGALHRAGVPILAGTDTGTPWVFPGFALHEELAFLVEAGCTPMQALQSATKEAARYLGRSATHGTIAVGKVADLLILDADPLLDIRNTRKIHSVLTRGTHLTPTARAQLLATTAAA; encoded by the coding sequence GTGACCCCCGTGGATCTGGCGCTCCTGCACGCCACCGTCATCGACGCCACCGGCGGCCGCCCGCGGCCGGACGCGACGCTGGTGGTGCGGGCCGGGCGGATCACCGCGCTCGGGCGATTCGGTGACACGCACGTGCCGCGCGGGCTGCGAAAGCTGGATCTGCGCGGGAAGTTCGTCGTGCCGGGGTTGTGCGACGTGCGGGTGCACGGTGGTGATCCGGCTCTGTTCCTGGCGAACGGCGTCACCACGGCGCGTGCTCCGCTGCCGCCGCGCCGGGTTCCGCTGGATCCGGTGGAGTTCGTCCGCCCGCCGGCACACCACGTGCCCACGCTCGCGCGCCACGCCGTGCTCGACCGGCCTTCGCTGCTCTCGGCGGACGACTACCGGCTGAAGTACCTGCCACCCACCGAGCGCGACGGCTGGCGGTGGGCGCTGGAGAAACTGCGGCGCAAACCGGACCGGGCCGCGTTGTTCGAGCACCGCCTGCGGTTCACCGGCGCGCTGCACCGGGCGGGCGTGCCGATCCTGGCGGGCACGGACACCGGAACGCCGTGGGTCTTCCCGGGTTTCGCGCTGCACGAGGAACTCGCGTTCCTGGTCGAGGCGGGCTGCACCCCGATGCAGGCCCTGCAGTCGGCGACCAAGGAAGCCGCCCGGTACCTGGGCCGCTCGGCCACCCACGGCACCATTGCCGTCGGCAAGGTCGCCGACCTGCTGATCCTCGACGCCGACCCGCTGCTGGACATCCGGAACACCCGGAAGATCCACTCCGTCCTCACCCGCGGCACGCACCTCACCCCCACCGCACGGGCCCAGTTGCTCGCCACCACCGCGGCCGCCTGA
- a CDS encoding DUF5318 domain-containing protein: MRTHRQIVDYALQRRALLAEVYSGRVGTAEVCDATPYLLRAAKFHGRPGQADCPVCRREVLTEVSWVYGDELKHASGSARAPEELARMANHFAEFTVYVVEVCRTCGWNHLVQSYVLGTGQPQPRTRPRRSAGQ, encoded by the coding sequence GTGCGAACCCACCGGCAGATCGTGGACTACGCGTTGCAGCGCCGTGCGCTGCTCGCCGAGGTCTACTCGGGGCGCGTCGGCACCGCGGAGGTGTGTGACGCGACTCCGTACCTGCTCAGGGCGGCCAAGTTCCATGGTCGCCCCGGTCAGGCCGACTGCCCCGTGTGCCGCCGGGAGGTCCTCACCGAGGTCTCCTGGGTGTACGGCGACGAGCTGAAGCACGCCTCGGGTTCGGCGCGGGCTCCGGAAGAACTGGCGAGAATGGCCAACCATTTCGCCGAGTTCACCGTGTACGTGGTTGAGGTCTGCCGGACATGCGGCTGGAACCACCTGGTGCAGTCATACGTCCTTGGGACCGGACAACCACAACCACGTACCCGGCCGCGGAGGTCGGCCGGGCAGTGA
- a CDS encoding PadR family transcriptional regulator — translation MLEFAVLGLLHEAPMHGYVLRKRLHETLGMFRTFSYGSLYPTLRRLQRAGFIVEEAGEAPAPDPAVRAQSRAWAARRGKRVYKLTAEGKERFAELLGDAGPQTWDDEGFGVHLAFFSRTPADVRMRILEGRRRRVEERREGLRAAMARAEERIDRYTRELHRLGLESSEREVRWLNELIAHEQAEQRAEEP, via the coding sequence GTGCTGGAGTTCGCGGTGCTGGGACTGCTGCACGAGGCCCCCATGCACGGCTACGTGCTGCGTAAGCGGCTGCACGAAACCCTCGGCATGTTCCGCACCTTCTCCTACGGCTCGCTGTACCCGACCTTGCGGCGGTTGCAGCGAGCGGGCTTCATCGTCGAGGAGGCCGGTGAAGCCCCGGCGCCCGATCCCGCCGTTCGAGCACAGAGCCGTGCGTGGGCGGCCCGCCGCGGGAAGCGGGTGTACAAGCTGACCGCCGAGGGCAAGGAGCGGTTCGCCGAACTGCTCGGCGACGCCGGTCCGCAGACCTGGGACGACGAGGGCTTCGGAGTCCACCTCGCGTTCTTTTCCCGGACACCGGCCGACGTCAGGATGCGGATCCTGGAAGGTCGCCGCCGCCGGGTCGAGGAGCGGCGCGAGGGACTGCGGGCGGCCATGGCCAGGGCCGAGGAGAGGATCGACCGCTACACCCGCGAGCTGCACCGGCTTGGCCTGGAAAGCAGCGAACGAGAAGTGCGCTGGCTCAACGAGCTGATCGCGCACGAGCAGGCCGAGCAGCGGGCAGAGGAGCCCTGA
- a CDS encoding inositol-3-phosphate synthase, whose product MGENRRSVRVAIVGVGNCAASLVQGVQYYRDADPASRVPGLMHVQFGEYHVADIEFAAAFDVDAKKVGRDLSEAIVASENNTIKIADVPPLGVTVQRGHTLDGLGRFYRETVEESDEQPADVVAVLREAEVDVLVSYLPVGSEEADKFYAQAAIDAGVAFVNALPVFIASDPEWAKKFTDAGIPIVGDDIKSQVGATITHRVLAKLFEDRGVQLDRTMQLNVGGNMDFLNMKELERLESKKISKTQSVTSQVDRDLGKGNVHIGPSDYVQWLDDRKWAYVRLEGRAFGDVPLNMEYKLEVWDSPNSAGIIIDAVRAAKIAKDRGIGGPILSASSYFMKSPPEQYDDATARDAVEKFIAGE is encoded by the coding sequence ATGGGCGAGAACCGCCGCAGCGTTCGGGTGGCCATCGTTGGCGTCGGCAACTGTGCCGCATCGCTGGTGCAGGGTGTGCAGTACTACCGCGACGCCGATCCCGCCTCGCGCGTGCCCGGACTGATGCACGTCCAGTTCGGTGAGTACCACGTGGCCGACATCGAATTCGCCGCTGCCTTCGACGTGGACGCCAAGAAGGTCGGCCGCGATCTGAGCGAAGCCATCGTCGCCAGCGAGAACAACACCATCAAGATCGCCGACGTCCCGCCGCTCGGGGTGACCGTGCAGCGCGGGCACACGCTCGACGGCCTCGGGCGGTTCTACCGGGAGACCGTGGAGGAGTCCGACGAGCAGCCCGCCGACGTGGTCGCCGTGCTGCGCGAGGCCGAGGTCGACGTCCTGGTCTCGTACCTGCCGGTGGGCTCGGAGGAAGCCGACAAGTTCTACGCGCAGGCCGCCATCGACGCGGGCGTCGCCTTCGTCAACGCGCTGCCGGTGTTCATCGCGTCGGACCCCGAATGGGCGAAGAAGTTCACCGACGCCGGGATCCCCATCGTCGGTGACGACATCAAGTCCCAGGTCGGCGCCACCATCACGCACCGCGTGCTGGCGAAGCTGTTCGAGGACCGCGGGGTGCAGCTCGACCGCACCATGCAGCTCAATGTGGGCGGGAACATGGACTTCCTGAACATGAAGGAGCTGGAGCGGCTCGAGTCGAAGAAGATCTCCAAGACCCAGTCGGTCACCTCGCAGGTCGACCGGGACCTCGGCAAGGGCAACGTGCACATCGGCCCGTCGGACTACGTGCAGTGGCTCGACGACCGCAAGTGGGCCTACGTCCGCCTCGAGGGCCGCGCCTTCGGTGACGTGCCGCTGAACATGGAGTACAAGCTCGAGGTCTGGGACTCGCCGAACTCGGCGGGCATCATCATCGACGCGGTGCGGGCCGCGAAGATCGCCAAGGACCGCGGCATCGGCGGGCCGATCCTGTCGGCGTCCTCCTACTTCATGAAGTCGCCGCCGGAGCAGTACGACGACGCCACCGCGCGCGACGCCGTCGAGAAGTTCATCGCCGGCGAGTGA
- a CDS encoding glycosyltransferase family 87 protein encodes MPTEPEQTTVTEPVSLDAAHRVLPSHTSALAAGATRPLGGPIGEHAALGRHWFWSPLRVALLLAVVGLTLSWFGKAACIQQYPGEDGSQELDWRSGRPYVAMCYSDVVPLYSAERLNEPGTFPYKTSWVDNAGTSEEQIRYMEYPVLSGLFQWVNAKLTDAWLSGADAGFLPGAIPVAIYFNISALWLAIAWLATVWAVARTNRRRPWDAALVAVSPLVLVHAFTNFDTLATAFAAGGVLAWSRRRPMLAGLLIGLGAAVKLYPLFLLGPLLILCVRAGKLRSWTTAALTAAGAWLAVNLPIALAYPVGWREFFRLNGERGMDPDSLYNVISYFTGWQGFDGVLRSGETPVWLNTVTAVLFLACCAGIAFLGLNSRIRPRFAQLGFLVVAAFLLTNKVWSPQYSLWLVPLAVLAIPRWRLLLGWMVLDALVWAPRMFFYLGEDHRGLPEGWFLGTVVVRDLAVIALCVLVIRDIRRPDKDPVRTAGDDDPTGGVLDRARDVVVYQGGVFTRRSPVSNGRSR; translated from the coding sequence GTGCCCACCGAGCCCGAGCAGACCACCGTGACCGAACCGGTCTCCTTGGACGCGGCGCACAGAGTGCTTCCCAGCCACACCAGCGCGCTCGCGGCCGGGGCGACCCGCCCGCTCGGCGGTCCGATCGGCGAGCACGCGGCGCTGGGCAGGCACTGGTTCTGGTCACCGCTGCGCGTGGCGCTGCTGCTCGCCGTGGTGGGTCTCACACTGAGCTGGTTCGGCAAGGCCGCGTGCATCCAGCAGTACCCCGGCGAGGACGGCAGCCAGGAACTCGACTGGCGATCGGGTCGCCCGTACGTGGCGATGTGCTACTCGGACGTGGTCCCGCTCTACAGCGCGGAACGGCTGAACGAGCCCGGCACCTTCCCGTACAAGACCAGCTGGGTGGACAACGCGGGCACGTCCGAGGAGCAGATCCGGTACATGGAGTACCCGGTGCTGTCCGGGTTGTTCCAGTGGGTCAACGCGAAACTGACCGACGCCTGGCTCTCCGGTGCCGACGCCGGCTTCCTGCCGGGCGCCATCCCGGTGGCCATCTACTTCAACATCTCCGCGTTGTGGCTGGCCATCGCCTGGCTGGCCACGGTGTGGGCGGTGGCCAGAACCAACCGACGACGACCGTGGGACGCCGCGCTGGTCGCGGTGTCCCCGCTGGTGCTGGTGCACGCCTTCACCAACTTCGACACGCTCGCCACCGCGTTCGCCGCGGGTGGTGTGCTCGCCTGGTCCCGGCGGCGGCCGATGCTCGCCGGGCTGCTGATCGGACTGGGCGCGGCGGTGAAGCTGTACCCGCTGTTCCTGCTCGGGCCACTGCTCATTCTCTGCGTCAGAGCGGGGAAGCTGCGGTCGTGGACCACCGCGGCGCTGACCGCGGCCGGTGCCTGGCTGGCGGTGAACCTGCCGATCGCGCTGGCCTACCCGGTCGGCTGGCGCGAGTTCTTCCGGCTCAACGGCGAACGCGGGATGGACCCGGACTCGCTGTACAACGTCATCTCCTACTTCACCGGCTGGCAGGGTTTCGACGGCGTGCTCCGCTCCGGGGAGACCCCGGTCTGGCTGAACACGGTGACCGCCGTGCTGTTCCTCGCCTGCTGCGCCGGCATCGCGTTCCTCGGGCTCAACTCGCGGATCCGGCCGCGGTTCGCGCAGCTCGGCTTCCTGGTGGTCGCCGCGTTCCTGCTGACGAACAAGGTGTGGAGCCCGCAGTACTCGCTGTGGCTGGTGCCGCTGGCGGTGCTGGCGATCCCGCGGTGGCGGCTGCTGCTCGGCTGGATGGTGCTCGACGCACTGGTGTGGGCGCCACGCATGTTCTTCTACCTCGGCGAGGACCACCGCGGCCTGCCCGAGGGCTGGTTCCTCGGCACGGTGGTGGTGCGCGACCTGGCCGTGATCGCGTTGTGCGTGCTGGTCATCCGCGACATCCGGCGCCCGGACAAGGATCCGGTGCGCACGGCGGGGGACGACGATCCGACCGGCGGTGTGCTCGACCGCGCCAGGGACGTGGTCGTCTACCAGGGCGGCGTGTTCACCCGCAGGTCACCAGTCTCGAATGGGCGAAGTCGGTAG